One Faecalicatena sp. Marseille-Q4148 DNA window includes the following coding sequences:
- a CDS encoding glyoxalase: MYEYDEECLRVFLKKQAQLFDEPVAETLEEAEAFLEDCMAVVVDSVKEVKEYLDEAGMDVDGMSDEEIEEASEVFALSDGRYLIVEG, from the coding sequence ATGTACGAATATGATGAAGAATGTTTAAGAGTATTCTTAAAGAAACAGGCACAGTTATTTGATGAACCGGTGGCAGAGACACTTGAGGAAGCAGAAGCGTTTCTGGAAGATTGTATGGCTGTTGTCGTAGATTCCGTGAAGGAAGTGAAAGAATACCTTGATGAAGCAGGAATGGATGTGGACGGTATGAGTGATGAAGAGATCGAAGAAGCATCCGAAGTATTCGCATTATCTGACGGACGTTATCTGATTGTAGAAGGATAA
- the pth gene encoding aminoacyl-tRNA hydrolase: MFIIVGLGNPGKEYEGTRHNAGFDVIDRLADQYHISVEERKHRAFCGKGVIGGQKVVLVKPQTYMNLSGESVRSIVDYYKIDEESELLVIFDDISLDVGQIRIRKKGSAGGHNGIKNIIAQLGTTEFQRIKVGVGEKPKHYDLADYVLGHFSKGEREIMEEGYERAVKAAELIVAGAIEEAMNEYNKKVVVKES; encoded by the coding sequence ATGTTTATTATTGTAGGACTTGGAAACCCGGGAAAAGAATATGAAGGTACAAGACATAATGCGGGATTTGATGTCATAGACAGACTGGCAGATCAATATCATATTTCTGTAGAGGAGCGCAAGCACAGAGCTTTCTGCGGGAAGGGCGTGATCGGAGGACAGAAGGTAGTTCTTGTGAAGCCGCAGACATACATGAATCTTAGCGGGGAGAGTGTAAGGAGTATTGTAGATTACTATAAGATTGATGAAGAAAGTGAGCTGCTTGTAATCTTTGATGATATCAGTCTTGATGTAGGACAGATCCGTATCCGGAAAAAAGGAAGTGCGGGAGGGCATAATGGGATTAAAAATATTATTGCTCAGCTTGGGACAACGGAGTTTCAGCGAATTAAAGTCGGAGTTGGTGAGAAGCCAAAACACTATGATCTGGCAGATTATGTGCTTGGACATTTTTCCAAAGGAGAACGGGAAATTATGGAAGAGGGCTATGAAAGAGCAGTAAAAGCAGCAGAACTGATTGTAGCCGGAGCGATTGAAGAAGCAATGAATGAATATAACAAAAAAGTTGTTGTAAAGGAGTCTTAA
- the mfd gene encoding transcription-repair coupling factor — MKAFVEPLYELAEFEEIRKKSKTGGGMLLLSGCVTSQKTHMMYALSEGFRHKLIICASESKAKEMFEEYRFLDSDIYYYPAKDLLFYQADIRGKELIRERMEVLQAWMEEEQLTVVTSFDGFMDSLIPPEEMKKRVIRIGAADELDLQSMEACLVKFGYDREVQIEAPGQFAVRGGILDIYPLTEEVPIRIELWGDEVDSIRTFDVESQRSIENLEEVLIYPATEFPEEEAKRKSFLEYFDAKDTILFLDEPSRLLEKGNAVEEEFVQAQTNRFESGYHVSEEEMKLFSVKEIVKKMNGFSMIGFSMLDTRNPEFQLKDSYLLTAKGVNPYNNSFETLTRDLKRLKRSGYRVILLSGSRTRAKRLAEDLRDYDLSSFYSEDQERAVGAGEIMVSYGHVTEGYEYPMLKFMVISETDIFGKKKKKRKRKTYDGQRIQSFSELKIGDYVVHETHGLGIYQGIEKMEVDRVAKDYIKIAYAAGGNLYIPATQLDLIQKYASADAKTPKLNKLGGTEWKKTKARVRSAVRDIAKDLVALYAARQKEQGFQYGPDTIWQQEFEEMFPFEETDDQLAAIAATKEDMESTKIMDRLVCGDVGYGKTEIAIRAAFKAVQESKQVVYLVPTTILAQQHYNTFLQRMKEFPVRVDLLCRFRTSAQQKKTIEDTKKGLVDILIGTHRLLSDDIVYKDLGLLIIDEEQRFGVQHKEKIKKLKENVDVLTLTATPIPRTLHMSLIGIRDMSVLEEAPMDRMPIQTYVMEYSDEMVREAIEREISRGGQVYYVYNRVNDIEEITDRIRKLVPDAVVEYAHGQMREHQLEKIMFEFINGEIDVLISTTIIETGLDISNANTMIIHDADRFGLSQLYQLRGRVGRSNRMAYAFLLYKRDKLLKEVAEKRLAAIREFTDLGSGFKIAMRDLEIRGAGNLLGAEQHGHMEAVGYDLYCKMLNEAVKHLKGEREEEEDFVTTLDLNIDAFIPSSYIANEYQKLDIYKRIAAIESEEEMDDMIEELIDRFGDIPRKVQKLLNVALLKSLAHSAYVAAVEQKGDVFQFTMYEKAKVNAQQIPVLLQKYKGELQFKVETPPYFIYEKKRKNKVEKDEDILQLVKQILTDMKSLSFEYGKINRIEK; from the coding sequence ATGAAGGCTTTTGTAGAGCCGCTCTATGAGCTGGCAGAATTTGAGGAAATCAGAAAAAAGAGTAAGACAGGCGGTGGAATGCTGCTTCTCTCAGGTTGTGTTACTTCTCAGAAGACACACATGATGTATGCGCTGAGTGAAGGATTCCGACACAAATTAATCATCTGTGCCAGTGAATCTAAGGCGAAGGAGATGTTTGAGGAGTATCGGTTTCTTGATTCAGACATTTACTATTATCCGGCAAAGGATCTTCTCTTTTATCAGGCAGATATCCGGGGAAAAGAACTGATCCGGGAGAGAATGGAAGTGCTTCAGGCATGGATGGAGGAGGAACAGCTGACGGTTGTTACAAGCTTTGACGGTTTTATGGATTCTCTGATCCCGCCGGAAGAGATGAAGAAGCGAGTGATTCGGATCGGGGCAGCAGATGAACTGGATCTTCAGAGTATGGAAGCGTGTCTTGTAAAATTCGGATATGACAGGGAAGTACAGATTGAGGCGCCGGGACAGTTTGCAGTGCGCGGAGGGATTCTCGATATTTATCCACTGACGGAGGAAGTGCCAATCCGTATTGAACTGTGGGGAGATGAAGTGGATTCCATCCGTACTTTTGATGTGGAAAGCCAGCGTTCTATTGAGAATCTGGAAGAGGTTCTGATCTATCCGGCAACAGAGTTTCCGGAAGAAGAGGCAAAAAGAAAGTCATTTCTTGAGTATTTTGATGCGAAAGATACGATTTTGTTTCTTGATGAGCCGTCGAGATTGCTGGAAAAGGGCAATGCGGTAGAGGAAGAGTTTGTTCAGGCGCAGACCAATCGATTTGAGAGTGGCTATCATGTATCAGAGGAAGAAATGAAACTCTTTTCGGTAAAAGAGATTGTAAAGAAGATGAACGGATTTTCCATGATAGGATTCTCTATGTTAGATACGAGAAATCCGGAATTTCAGCTCAAAGACAGTTATCTGCTGACAGCAAAGGGGGTAAATCCCTATAACAATAGTTTTGAGACGTTGACAAGAGATCTGAAGCGGCTGAAACGAAGCGGCTACCGGGTAATTCTTCTGTCAGGTTCCAGGACGAGGGCAAAACGTCTTGCGGAGGATCTGAGAGACTATGATCTGAGCAGTTTCTACAGTGAAGATCAGGAACGGGCAGTAGGAGCGGGAGAGATTATGGTGTCTTATGGCCATGTGACAGAAGGATATGAGTATCCGATGCTGAAATTCATGGTCATTTCAGAGACGGACATTTTCGGAAAAAAGAAAAAGAAACGGAAACGTAAGACGTATGACGGACAGCGGATACAGAGCTTCTCAGAATTGAAGATTGGAGACTATGTGGTACATGAAACACATGGACTCGGAATTTATCAGGGAATTGAGAAGATGGAAGTGGACCGGGTAGCAAAAGACTATATTAAAATTGCTTATGCGGCAGGAGGAAATCTCTACATTCCTGCAACGCAGCTTGATCTGATACAGAAATATGCCAGTGCGGATGCAAAGACGCCGAAGTTAAATAAGCTTGGCGGAACGGAGTGGAAAAAGACAAAAGCCCGTGTGCGCAGCGCCGTGCGGGATATTGCGAAAGATCTGGTAGCGCTTTATGCTGCAAGACAAAAAGAGCAGGGATTCCAGTATGGGCCGGATACGATCTGGCAGCAGGAATTTGAGGAAATGTTCCCGTTTGAGGAGACAGATGACCAGCTGGCAGCGATTGCGGCTACGAAGGAAGATATGGAAAGTACGAAGATTATGGACCGCCTTGTCTGCGGAGATGTGGGATACGGAAAGACGGAGATTGCGATCCGGGCAGCATTTAAGGCAGTGCAGGAAAGTAAACAGGTTGTATATCTTGTTCCGACAACGATTCTGGCTCAGCAGCATTATAATACATTTTTACAGAGAATGAAGGAATTTCCGGTGCGGGTGGATCTGCTCTGCCGTTTCCGAACAAGCGCCCAGCAGAAAAAAACGATAGAGGATACGAAAAAAGGACTGGTAGATATTTTGATCGGAACACACCGGCTTCTGAGCGATGATATCGTGTATAAAGATCTGGGGCTGCTAATTATTGATGAGGAGCAGCGGTTCGGGGTACAGCATAAGGAAAAGATCAAAAAATTAAAAGAAAACGTAGACGTACTGACATTGACGGCGACACCAATCCCGCGGACGCTTCACATGAGTCTGATCGGAATTAGAGATATGAGTGTTCTGGAAGAAGCGCCAATGGACCGTATGCCGATTCAGACGTATGTGATGGAATATAGTGATGAGATGGTGCGGGAGGCGATTGAACGTGAGATTTCCAGAGGAGGACAGGTATATTATGTGTACAATCGCGTCAACGATATTGAAGAGATCACAGATCGGATCAGGAAACTTGTTCCGGATGCAGTCGTAGAATATGCCCACGGGCAGATGCGGGAACATCAATTAGAAAAAATTATGTTTGAATTTATTAATGGTGAGATTGATGTGCTCATTTCTACAACCATCATTGAAACCGGACTTGACATTTCCAATGCCAATACAATGATTATTCACGATGCAGACCGCTTCGGTCTGTCGCAGCTTTATCAGCTTCGCGGCAGGGTGGGACGTTCTAACAGGATGGCGTATGCATTTCTTCTCTATAAACGTGATAAGCTGCTGAAAGAAGTGGCAGAGAAAAGACTGGCGGCGATCCGTGAGTTTACCGATCTTGGTTCCGGTTTTAAGATCGCAATGCGTGATCTGGAGATCAGAGGCGCAGGAAATCTGCTTGGAGCGGAACAGCATGGACATATGGAAGCAGTGGGATATGATCTGTACTGTAAGATGCTGAATGAGGCGGTGAAACATCTAAAAGGAGAGCGGGAAGAGGAAGAAGATTTTGTGACAACACTGGATCTGAATATCGATGCCTTTATTCCTTCGTCTTATATTGCAAATGAATATCAGAAGCTTGACATCTATAAGAGGATTGCAGCAATCGAATCAGAAGAAGAAATGGATGATATGATCGAGGAGTTAATTGACCGGTTTGGAGATATTCCGAGAAAGGTACAGAAACTTTTAAATGTGGCGCTGCTGAAATCTCTTGCCCACAGCGCTTATGTGGCAGCAGTAGAACAAAAGGGAGATGTATTTCAGTTTACAATGTACGAAAAAGCGAAAGTCAACGCACAGCAGATTCCGGTACTTCTGCAGAAATATAAAGGCGAGCTGCAGTTTAAGGTAGAGACGCCGCCATATTTTATTTATGAGAAGAAACGTAAGAATAAGGTGGAGAAAGATGAAGATATCCTTCAGCTTGTGAAACAGATTTTGACTGATATGAAAAGTCTTTCTTTTGAATATGGGAAAATAAATAGAATAGAAAAGTAG